The proteins below are encoded in one region of Pseudonocardia sp. DSM 110487:
- a CDS encoding DUF3039 domain-containing protein: MATQVLPDVDTRPEGTDTTGDDTPKMFHYVKKAKIAESAVLGTMVVALCGETFPVTRSPKPGSPVCPECKKVFDSYRKDDGNDGGGD, translated from the coding sequence ATGGCCACGCAGGTTCTGCCCGACGTCGACACCCGGCCCGAGGGCACGGACACCACGGGCGACGACACGCCCAAGATGTTCCACTACGTCAAGAAGGCCAAGATCGCGGAGAGCGCGGTGCTCGGCACGATGGTGGTGGCGCTCTGCGGCGAGACATTCCCCGTCACCCGATCGCCGAAGCCCGGCTCACCGGTGTGTCCGGAGTGCAAGAAGGTCTTCGACTCGTACCGCAAGGACGACGGCAATGACGGCGGCGGAGACTGA
- a CDS encoding bifunctional 2-polyprenyl-6-hydroxyphenol methylase/3-demethylubiquinol 3-O-methyltransferase UbiG produces MPSPARVPLRSAVRAWVYDRVIAGMTATWYRNVLARLPHGARILDVGIGTGAALARCADVVRAKELSVVGLDIDPDYLACCRAALGRAGLTEHVTPVLGSVYDHRGGPYDAVYFSASLMLLPDPAAAIAHVASLLSPNGRLYSTQTFHHRRSAVLEWAKPLAQHVTTIHFGRVTYEHEFRKAFADAGLELDELTTMRGTRRSSYRLAVARVPDAA; encoded by the coding sequence ATGCCGTCCCCGGCCCGGGTCCCCCTGCGCAGCGCGGTTCGCGCGTGGGTCTACGACCGCGTGATCGCCGGAATGACGGCCACCTGGTACCGGAACGTGCTCGCGCGGCTCCCGCACGGTGCCCGCATCCTCGACGTCGGCATCGGTACCGGGGCCGCGCTGGCCCGCTGTGCCGACGTCGTGCGGGCCAAGGAGCTGTCCGTCGTCGGCCTCGACATCGACCCCGACTACCTGGCGTGCTGCCGGGCCGCGCTGGGCCGCGCAGGCCTCACCGAGCACGTCACCCCGGTGCTCGGCTCGGTCTACGACCACCGCGGCGGCCCGTACGACGCCGTGTACTTCAGCGCCAGCCTGATGCTGCTCCCCGACCCGGCCGCCGCCATCGCGCACGTCGCGTCGCTGCTCTCACCGAACGGGCGGCTGTACAGCACGCAGACGTTCCACCATCGCCGATCCGCGGTGCTGGAGTGGGCGAAGCCCCTCGCCCAGCACGTCACCACGATCCACTTCGGGCGGGTCACCTACGAGCACGAGTTCCGCAAGGCCTTCGCCGACGCGGGCCTCGAGCTCGACGAGCTCACCACGATGCGCGGCACCCGCCGCTCGTCCTACCGGCTCGCCGTCGCGCGGGTGCCCGACGCCGCCTAG